One genomic segment of Hymenobacter psoromatis includes these proteins:
- a CDS encoding PD-(D/E)XK nuclease-like domain-containing protein, whose product MSNLLPSTTARPDLLRVSYDDYRALPAIANSDLSRLRDALEGRPPRLDSGSGALSFGTAFHTALLEPADYQPGQPGLNDTLIWWLVEGVKLNQELSRLLDQGHPERSAIFTEPTTGTLCKLRADLVLDQSDQPYTVVDFKTTMARDADHFRLQCSYYDYDRQAAFYLDALRAERFLLVGVQKVEPFGVFPLEVPADMLAEGRRKYMHLLKLLRAPATAPAYRAEAVRAAATALGHGA is encoded by the coding sequence GTGTCCAACCTGTTGCCCTCTACCACCGCCCGCCCCGACCTGCTGCGCGTTTCCTACGACGATTACCGCGCTTTACCCGCCATCGCCAATTCCGACCTCTCGCGCCTGCGCGATGCCCTCGAAGGCCGTCCGCCGCGCCTCGATTCGGGCTCGGGCGCGCTGAGTTTCGGTACGGCCTTTCACACCGCCCTGTTGGAGCCGGCCGACTACCAGCCCGGCCAGCCCGGCCTCAACGACACGCTCATCTGGTGGCTGGTGGAGGGGGTAAAGCTGAACCAGGAGTTAAGCCGCCTGCTCGACCAGGGCCACCCCGAGCGCAGTGCTATCTTCACCGAGCCCACTACCGGTACGCTCTGTAAGCTGCGTGCCGACCTCGTGCTCGACCAGTCCGACCAGCCCTACACCGTCGTGGACTTCAAGACGACAATGGCCCGCGACGCCGACCACTTCCGGCTGCAATGCAGCTACTATGACTACGACCGCCAGGCCGCCTTCTACCTCGATGCCCTGCGCGCCGAGCGCTTCCTGCTGGTAGGCGTGCAGAAGGTAGAGCCCTTTGGTGTATTCCCACTCGAAGTGCCCGCCGATATGCTGGCCGAAGGTCGCCGCAAGTACATGCACCTGTTAAAATTGTTGCGCGCTCCCGCCACGGCCCCCGCCTACCGAGCCGAGGCCGTGCGGGCCGCTGCCACCGCGCTGGGCCACGGCGCGTAG
- a CDS encoding putative quinol monooxygenase produces MNTVKKALLVRLEVKPGHEQTVADFLAGALPIVQAEPATTTWYALRLGPSTFGIFDTFPDEEGRKAHLAGQVAAALGTHADLWASPPAIEMVDVLANK; encoded by the coding sequence ATGAATACCGTTAAAAAAGCCCTTTTGGTGCGCCTTGAAGTGAAGCCCGGTCACGAACAAACCGTAGCTGATTTTCTGGCTGGGGCCCTACCTATCGTGCAGGCCGAACCGGCTACCACTACCTGGTATGCCCTGCGGCTGGGCCCTTCTACCTTCGGTATCTTCGATACGTTTCCTGATGAGGAAGGCCGCAAGGCCCACTTGGCGGGCCAGGTAGCCGCTGCCTTGGGCACCCACGCCGACCTGTGGGCCAGCCCCCCCGCTATCGAGATGGTAGATGTACTAGCTAATAAATAG
- a CDS encoding low affinity iron permease family protein, whose product MIPHPAAGKKTSVFGQFAEKTTKYSGTTSVFVGAVALVLLWAATGPLFKYSETWQLVINTSTTIITFLMVFLIQRAQNKDSLVVHLKLNELIAATKGASNRLINAQDFSEEEIRLIHQFYCLLADKARADNDLGETHSVEEAEDNHHDKLAAHRAD is encoded by the coding sequence ATGATTCCTCACCCTGCCGCTGGTAAAAAAACGTCTGTTTTTGGTCAGTTTGCTGAAAAGACTACCAAGTACTCGGGCACAACCAGCGTTTTCGTCGGGGCCGTGGCGCTAGTGCTGCTGTGGGCCGCCACCGGGCCGCTGTTTAAGTACTCCGAAACCTGGCAGCTGGTTATTAACACCAGCACTACCATCATTACTTTTCTGATGGTTTTCCTCATCCAGCGCGCCCAAAATAAAGATTCGCTGGTGGTGCACCTGAAGCTGAATGAGTTAATAGCTGCCACCAAAGGGGCTAGCAACCGCCTCATCAACGCGCAGGATTTTTCGGAAGAAGAAATTCGACTTATTCACCAGTTTTATTGTTTGCTAGCCGATAAGGCCAGGGCCGACAATGACCTCGGCGAAACTCACTCGGTCGAAGAAGCCGAAGACAACCACCACGACAAGCTGGCCGCCCACCGCGCCGATTAA
- a CDS encoding MOSC domain-containing protein, whose translation MPFPFFGDDKSTVARLLVTLPQVGRLEWIGLRPARRTALEAVLEAEVITDRHLAGDHASPKAGGKRQITLIQQEYLAAVAGFLGLAGPVAPGRLRRNLVVSGLNLLALKGRQIQIGENIILDITGECHPCSRMEEELGPGGYNAMRGHGGLTAHIVQGGHLRVGDVVRVLPPVPTA comes from the coding sequence ATGCCTTTTCCTTTTTTTGGGGATGATAAATCGACGGTAGCACGGCTGCTGGTTACCCTACCCCAGGTGGGCCGGCTGGAGTGGATAGGCCTGCGCCCGGCCCGCCGCACTGCGTTGGAGGCCGTGCTGGAGGCGGAGGTTATCACCGACCGGCACCTGGCCGGCGACCACGCCAGCCCCAAGGCCGGTGGCAAGCGCCAAATTACGCTAATTCAGCAGGAGTACCTGGCGGCGGTGGCCGGCTTTTTGGGGCTGGCTGGGCCGGTAGCACCCGGCCGCCTGCGCCGCAATCTGGTAGTGAGCGGCCTCAACCTACTGGCACTTAAGGGCCGACAAATTCAAATCGGTGAAAATATTATTTTGGATATTACCGGTGAGTGCCACCCATGCTCGCGCATGGAGGAAGAGCTGGGGCCCGGCGGCTACAATGCCATGCGCGGTCACGGCGGCCTCACGGCGCACATTGTCCAGGGCGGCCACCTGCGCGTGGGTGATGTTGTGCGAGTGCTACCCCCGGTGCCGACGGCCTAA
- a CDS encoding PcfJ domain-containing protein, which yields MANRNKPLSPQARTALLAATALAQHLPWQKWPPARQLSFIFSANAAQVIGVQAEPHSALAQLHRHCVATRPADEQWRIRHFLSQLVKCRTGLLDRPELAPALAQLGLHFACRVRELAGWQPRSKNAFYQLDSLVRHLFDQFGDVPGWMLNGWGRAPAQHAGVDLTLLFLHLGRGQSLRSFEGLPAPLTKHLEHGLRQAPDGCTFQEAYRYAQLAARDATEWLGVVLDSRLGREPIGPDDALWLAVLDLFRAEPDVDAWQFGPVCDWIHFRRRVGNLVEPAQPGFSLRGRSLASLLAHTARWFRTLGPARRHPRFQELLAAVWPGLAVPDFAGGDGDWVHIRQLRSYPELLDEGRHMHHCVASYVHQCQRGRRGIYSLTFNGSRMLTLEITPDYQLVQARGKYNRRPTPLERQWLIHWLQKERLTADDYVWEGILN from the coding sequence ATGGCCAACCGCAACAAACCTTTATCGCCTCAAGCGCGCACGGCGCTGCTGGCTGCCACTGCCTTAGCGCAGCATTTACCCTGGCAAAAATGGCCGCCGGCCCGCCAGCTTTCCTTTATTTTTTCAGCTAATGCCGCGCAGGTTATCGGGGTCCAGGCCGAGCCGCATTCGGCCCTGGCGCAGCTGCACCGCCACTGCGTAGCCACCCGACCCGCCGACGAGCAGTGGCGCATTCGGCACTTTCTCAGCCAGCTAGTCAAGTGCCGTACCGGCTTGCTGGACCGCCCCGAGTTGGCCCCGGCCCTGGCTCAGCTAGGCCTGCACTTTGCGTGCCGGGTGCGCGAGCTGGCCGGCTGGCAGCCGCGCTCCAAAAACGCTTTTTACCAGCTCGATAGCCTGGTGCGCCACCTTTTTGACCAGTTTGGCGATGTGCCGGGCTGGATGCTCAATGGGTGGGGTAGGGCGCCGGCACAGCACGCGGGCGTCGACCTCACGCTACTGTTCTTGCACCTGGGCCGGGGCCAGTCGCTGCGCAGCTTCGAGGGTTTGCCCGCGCCGCTCACCAAGCATCTGGAGCACGGCCTGCGCCAGGCGCCGGATGGCTGCACGTTCCAGGAAGCCTACCGCTATGCGCAGCTGGCGGCCCGCGACGCCACCGAGTGGCTGGGCGTAGTGCTCGACTCGCGGCTGGGGCGCGAGCCCATTGGCCCCGACGATGCGCTGTGGCTGGCGGTGCTCGACCTGTTTCGGGCCGAGCCCGACGTCGATGCCTGGCAATTTGGCCCGGTCTGCGACTGGATTCACTTCCGCCGCCGTGTGGGCAATCTGGTCGAGCCCGCGCAGCCTGGCTTTTCGCTGCGGGGCCGCAGCTTGGCTTCGCTGCTGGCGCACACGGCGCGCTGGTTCCGCACGCTGGGGCCGGCCCGGCGCCACCCGCGCTTTCAGGAGCTGCTGGCGGCCGTGTGGCCGGGGCTGGCGGTGCCCGATTTTGCGGGCGGCGACGGCGACTGGGTACACATCCGGCAGCTGCGCAGCTACCCCGAGCTGCTCGACGAAGGCCGCCACATGCACCACTGCGTGGCGTCCTACGTGCACCAGTGCCAGCGCGGGCGGCGGGGCATCTACTCGCTCACCTTCAACGGCAGCCGCATGCTGACCCTCGAAATCACGCCCGATTACCAGCTGGTGCAGGCGCGGGGCAAGTACAACCGCCGCCCTACCCCCCTCGAACGCCAATGGCTCATTCACTGGCTCCAAAAAGAACGCCTCACGGCCGACGATTACGTGTGGGAGGGCATTCTCAACTGA
- a CDS encoding RtcB family protein, translated as MASILRGNDLRQLGFPEGRAIGLALAQLQRKEFKRLTQADQLELLRAILATPTDFLTDLAWSHTAAALLPPVARHIELVARKPYVTFGAEHIEAGAVHQMETAMKLPVTVAGALMPDAHHGYGLPIGGVLATDNAVIPYAVGVDIGCRMALSVYDLPAKYLTQRVQEVRHLLLENTRFGSGRSWERGQRLDHAVLHSDTFQAIPFLKNKLDRAAEQVGTSGSGNHFVEFGIVEITDPANDMGLPPGQYVGVLSHSGSRGLGAGIAEHYTKLAKDVCQLPGEAQHLAWLGLDTEAGQEYWAAMNLAGDFASACHDQIHRRLARALGEKPLAKVENHHNFAWKERLADGREVITHRKGATPAGAGVLGIIPGSMTAPGFIVRGRGAAASLSSASHGAGRLLSRTRAKAEIGEADLRRQLADHGVELLGGGLDEAPQAYKDIHTVMASQRELVDVLGSFTPKIVRMDGA; from the coding sequence ATGGCTTCTATTTTACGGGGCAATGACTTGCGGCAGCTCGGATTTCCCGAGGGCCGCGCAATCGGGCTGGCGCTGGCGCAGTTGCAGCGCAAAGAATTCAAGCGCCTGACCCAGGCCGACCAGCTGGAATTGCTGCGAGCAATTCTGGCGACGCCCACCGATTTTCTGACCGACCTGGCCTGGAGCCATACTGCCGCCGCACTGCTACCCCCCGTGGCGCGGCACATCGAGCTGGTGGCGCGCAAGCCCTACGTCACCTTCGGCGCCGAGCACATCGAGGCCGGCGCGGTGCACCAGATGGAAACGGCCATGAAGCTGCCCGTGACCGTGGCCGGTGCCCTCATGCCTGACGCCCACCACGGCTACGGCCTGCCCATCGGTGGCGTGCTGGCCACCGACAATGCCGTGATTCCCTACGCCGTGGGCGTGGATATTGGTTGCCGCATGGCCCTCTCCGTGTACGACCTGCCGGCCAAGTACCTCACGCAGCGCGTGCAGGAAGTGCGCCACCTGCTGCTCGAAAACACCCGTTTCGGCAGCGGCCGTAGCTGGGAGCGGGGCCAGCGCCTCGACCACGCGGTGCTGCACAGCGATACGTTTCAGGCCATTCCGTTCCTGAAAAACAAGCTCGACCGCGCCGCCGAGCAAGTGGGCACGTCGGGCTCGGGCAACCACTTCGTGGAGTTCGGGATTGTCGAAATCACTGACCCGGCCAACGACATGGGCCTACCCCCCGGCCAGTACGTGGGCGTACTCTCGCACTCGGGCTCGCGGGGGCTGGGCGCGGGCATTGCCGAGCACTACACCAAGCTCGCCAAAGACGTGTGCCAGCTGCCCGGCGAGGCCCAGCACCTCGCCTGGCTGGGCCTCGACACCGAGGCCGGCCAGGAGTACTGGGCCGCCATGAACCTGGCCGGCGATTTCGCCTCGGCCTGCCACGACCAGATTCACCGCCGCCTGGCGCGGGCGCTGGGCGAAAAGCCCCTGGCGAAAGTGGAAAACCACCACAACTTCGCCTGGAAGGAGCGCCTGGCCGATGGCCGCGAGGTCATCACGCACCGCAAGGGCGCTACCCCGGCCGGCGCGGGCGTGCTTGGTATCATCCCCGGCTCCATGACGGCCCCCGGCTTTATTGTGCGGGGTAGGGGCGCGGCGGCGTCGCTGTCGTCGGCCTCGCACGGGGCCGGCCGGCTGCTGTCGCGCACCCGCGCCAAGGCCGAAATCGGCGAAGCCGACCTGCGCCGGCAGCTCGCCGACCACGGCGTGGAGCTGCTCGGCGGCGGCCTCGACGAAGCCCCGCAGGCCTACAAAGACATTCACACCGTGATGGCCAGCCAGCGCGAATTGGTGGATGTGCTGGGTTCCTTCACGCCCAAAATTGTGCGGATGGACGGCGCTTGA
- a CDS encoding TROVE domain-containing protein, producing the protein MRFNLNFRSNTALVRNHENAPAYPLTPAQELYAAVATAALSDQFYESADTRLVRLRELVARSDPQFVARLAVYAREQLYLRSVPLVLAVELARLHRGTNLVSRLVARVVQRADEIPELLAFYAQANGRTGPKVLGRLSKQVQHGLALAFNKFDAYQLAKYDRDGAAVRLRDALFLVHPKPRDEAQQAVFDQLVAGTLPVPYTWETELSAAGQVAYPSPAERQAALTSTWETLVASRRLGYMALLRNLRNLLEANVKADTLALACATLADAGQVARARQLPFRFLAAYREVLALEVGAAPPVLAALEAAIGGSARNLRGFGADTRVVVACDVSGSMQQPISPRSKVLLYDVGLVLGMLLQSRCQHVVTGIFGNTWKRVALPQGQVLRNVQELYRREGEVGYATNGHLVVQDLRQRREVVDKVMIFTDCQLWDSAGKGNTLAQEWAAYRANVAPQARLYLFDLAGHGTAPLEVRAEHGVALIAGWSDKIFDVLAALETGGSALTEIEKIDL; encoded by the coding sequence ATGCGTTTCAATCTTAATTTCCGCAGCAACACCGCGCTGGTTCGCAACCACGAAAACGCCCCCGCCTACCCCCTCACTCCGGCCCAGGAGCTGTACGCCGCCGTGGCCACGGCCGCCCTAAGCGACCAGTTCTACGAGTCGGCCGACACCCGCCTGGTCCGCCTGCGCGAATTGGTGGCCCGTAGCGACCCGCAGTTTGTGGCCCGGCTGGCGGTGTATGCCCGCGAGCAGCTTTACCTGCGCTCGGTGCCGCTGGTGCTGGCCGTGGAGTTGGCCCGCCTGCATCGGGGCACCAACCTAGTGAGCCGCCTGGTGGCGCGGGTGGTGCAGCGCGCCGACGAAATCCCCGAACTACTGGCCTTTTATGCCCAGGCCAACGGCCGCACCGGCCCAAAAGTCCTGGGCCGGCTCTCCAAGCAGGTGCAACACGGCTTAGCGCTGGCTTTCAATAAGTTTGATGCCTACCAGCTGGCCAAGTACGACCGCGACGGGGCAGCCGTGCGCCTCCGCGATGCCTTGTTTTTAGTGCACCCCAAGCCCCGCGACGAGGCGCAGCAAGCGGTGTTCGACCAGCTCGTGGCCGGCACGCTACCGGTGCCCTACACCTGGGAAACCGAGTTGTCGGCCGCCGGGCAAGTCGCCTACCCCTCGCCCGCTGAGCGGCAGGCGGCCCTCACTAGCACCTGGGAAACGCTGGTGGCCAGCCGCCGCCTGGGCTACATGGCCCTGCTGCGCAACCTGCGCAACTTGCTGGAAGCCAACGTAAAAGCCGATACGCTGGCCCTGGCCTGCGCTACCCTCGCCGATGCCGGCCAGGTGGCCCGCGCCCGGCAGCTGCCCTTCCGCTTCCTGGCCGCTTACCGCGAGGTACTGGCCCTGGAAGTGGGCGCGGCGCCCCCGGTGCTAGCCGCGCTTGAGGCCGCTATCGGGGGTAGTGCCCGCAACCTGCGCGGTTTCGGGGCCGACACCCGCGTGGTGGTGGCCTGCGACGTGTCGGGCTCGATGCAGCAGCCTATTTCGCCGCGCAGCAAGGTGCTGCTCTACGACGTGGGCCTAGTGCTGGGTATGTTGCTGCAAAGCCGTTGCCAGCACGTAGTTACCGGCATCTTCGGCAACACCTGGAAGCGGGTGGCGCTGCCCCAGGGCCAGGTGCTGCGCAACGTGCAGGAACTGTACCGCCGCGAGGGCGAGGTCGGCTACGCTACCAACGGCCACCTCGTGGTGCAGGACCTGCGCCAACGCCGCGAGGTAGTGGATAAAGTCATGATTTTCACCGACTGCCAGCTCTGGGATAGCGCCGGCAAGGGCAACACGCTGGCCCAGGAATGGGCCGCCTACCGCGCCAACGTGGCTCCCCAGGCCCGCCTCTACCTCTTCGACCTGGCTGGCCACGGCACCGCCCCGCTCGAGGTGCGCGCCGAGCACGGCGTGGCCCTCATCGCCGGCTGGTCCGATAAAATCTTCGACGTGCTCGCCGCCCTCGAAACGGGGGGTAGCGCGCTCACCGAAATCGAGAAAATTGACCTCTAA